One genomic window of Luteitalea pratensis includes the following:
- a CDS encoding type II toxin-antitoxin system Phd/YefM family antitoxin encodes MFVLLVTHAGVREARQDLTSLLEDVGKGREVTITDRGRPVARLVPVSVRQPFPDLARVRTATRGRQVCLADAVLGDREDRV; translated from the coding sequence ATGTTTGTGCTACTTGTGACACATGCGGGCGTGCGAGAAGCCCGGCAGGATCTGACGAGCCTGCTGGAGGATGTCGGCAAGGGCCGCGAAGTGACGATCACGGATCGTGGACGACCCGTGGCGCGGCTGGTGCCGGTCTCCGTGCGACAGCCCTTCCCTGACCTGGCCAGGGTGCGGACGGCGACTCGCGGCCGCCAGGTGTGTCTGGCCGATGCAGTACTCGGGGACCGTGAGGACCGGGTGTGA
- a CDS encoding type II toxin-antitoxin system VapC family toxin: protein MSVPVPVDSWVWPVYLDTSAFVKLLVDETESDALNAELSAVGEVVLSDLAMTELASALARRARESLLASAEAKRLYGHAERVVSSCRVVECTPPVQRRAARLLLTSRHVSLRTLDAIHLALAIEADVSTLVTYDPRLREAAAAQGLFTAPA from the coding sequence GTGAGCGTGCCCGTGCCGGTGGATTCGTGGGTGTGGCCCGTCTATCTCGACACCAGTGCCTTCGTGAAGCTGTTGGTCGACGAGACTGAGAGCGACGCGTTGAACGCCGAACTCTCGGCCGTCGGCGAAGTGGTGCTGTCGGACCTCGCGATGACCGAGCTCGCCTCGGCCCTGGCCAGGCGGGCACGCGAGAGCCTGCTCGCCAGCGCGGAGGCCAAGCGGCTGTACGGCCATGCGGAGCGCGTGGTTTCGTCCTGCCGCGTCGTCGAATGCACGCCGCCCGTGCAACGGCGTGCCGCACGCCTGCTCCTCACATCCAGGCACGTCTCACTGCGGACGCTGGACGCCATCCATCTCGCGCTGGCCATCGAGGCCGATGTGTCCACGCTGGTGACCTACGACCCCCGCCTGCGTGAGGCCGCCGCGGCGCAGGGGCTGTTCACCGCACCTGCGTGA
- a CDS encoding pyridoxal phosphate-dependent aminotransferase: MALTRRGFVRRIGQATAGTVTGTMLAARGFEDLVAAHAAGQDRPEIPPGMVRLGSNENPYGPGPHVVTAVERALHDDGNRYTRLPQLLTGRLASMLSVSGGSLLVSAGSGDLLRAAVLAYVTADKPLVAATPTFETPVRVAESLRLPLRLVPLTAALSNDLDRMAEQGKGAGLVYVCNPDNPTGTFHAKTAIVEFIDKLAAMSPETVVMIDEAYFDCADDPSYGSVAMLATERRNLVVVRTFSKIHGLAGMRIGYAVAHPETLDRLRLCAGGGVVACASAAAAMASLDNIEYFRRQQVLNREARTRLTKAMTDLGYPPVPSQANFVMVDVRRDVRDFGVACRAHGVLVGRPFPPLATQARISFGTPDEMTRAIDVFHQVLRS, translated from the coding sequence ATGGCACTCACGCGACGAGGATTCGTACGGCGGATCGGACAGGCCACCGCCGGCACCGTGACGGGAACGATGCTGGCGGCGCGCGGCTTCGAGGATCTCGTGGCCGCGCACGCGGCAGGACAGGATCGCCCCGAGATTCCGCCCGGCATGGTCCGGCTTGGCAGCAACGAAAACCCGTACGGTCCGGGGCCGCACGTGGTGACGGCGGTCGAGCGTGCGCTCCACGACGACGGCAATCGGTACACACGTCTGCCGCAACTGCTGACCGGACGCCTCGCGTCCATGCTGAGCGTTTCGGGCGGTTCGCTGCTGGTGTCGGCGGGATCGGGCGACCTGCTTCGTGCGGCCGTCCTCGCGTATGTCACGGCGGACAAGCCGCTGGTCGCCGCGACGCCGACCTTCGAGACACCCGTGCGCGTGGCGGAATCGCTCCGACTGCCCTTGCGGCTCGTGCCGCTGACCGCCGCGCTGTCCAACGATCTCGACCGCATGGCGGAGCAGGGCAAGGGGGCCGGCCTCGTCTACGTGTGCAACCCCGACAACCCGACGGGCACCTTCCACGCGAAGACCGCGATCGTCGAGTTCATCGACAAGCTCGCGGCGATGTCGCCCGAGACTGTCGTGATGATCGACGAGGCCTACTTCGACTGCGCAGACGATCCGTCATACGGGTCGGTAGCGATGCTTGCCACCGAGCGCCGCAACCTCGTCGTGGTCAGGACGTTCTCGAAGATTCACGGCCTCGCGGGCATGCGCATCGGATACGCCGTGGCGCACCCCGAAACGCTCGATCGCCTTCGTCTCTGCGCGGGCGGCGGGGTGGTGGCCTGTGCGTCGGCGGCCGCGGCGATGGCCTCGCTCGACAACATCGAGTACTTCCGGCGGCAGCAGGTGTTGAACCGCGAGGCACGGACGCGCCTCACGAAGGCAATGACCGACCTCGGCTATCCGCCAGTGCCATCGCAAGCCAACTTCGTGATGGTGGACGTGCGACGCGATGTCCGCGACTTCGGCGTCGCATGTCGAGCGCACGGCGTGCTCGTCGGGCGACCGTTTCCGCCACTCGCGACGCAGGCCCGCATCTCGTTCGGCACTCCGGACGAGATGACCCGCGCCATCGACGTCTTCCACCAGGTCCTTCGATCCTGA
- a CDS encoding ABA4-like family protein — MTVFELSNLLVLPFWILMVLVPTWGMTRRIMASPWVVAPPALLYLVTLVPVATMVLPEVINPVQARIMSLLGTPTGTTLAWAHLVAFDLFVGRWIYLDSRSRSYSAWGVSPILVLTLLIGPVGLLMYLGARSVIGGANVASDPG, encoded by the coding sequence ATGACGGTGTTCGAGCTCAGCAACCTGCTGGTCCTTCCGTTCTGGATATTGATGGTGCTCGTACCGACCTGGGGCATGACACGACGAATCATGGCGTCGCCCTGGGTCGTCGCGCCGCCCGCGCTCCTGTACCTGGTCACGCTGGTGCCGGTCGCGACCATGGTCCTCCCCGAGGTGATCAACCCGGTGCAGGCCCGGATCATGTCGCTGCTCGGCACGCCGACGGGGACGACGCTGGCGTGGGCGCACCTCGTGGCGTTCGACCTGTTCGTCGGGCGCTGGATCTACCTGGACAGCCGCAGCCGCAGCTACTCGGCGTGGGGGGTGTCCCCGATTCTCGTGCTGACGCTGCTGATCGGCCCGGTCGGCCTGCTGATGTACCTTGGCGCGCGGAGCGTGATCGGAGGCGCGAATGTCGCGAGCGATCCTGGGTGA
- a CDS encoding bifunctional transcriptional activator/DNA repair enzyme AdaA, which translates to MVTTAPAPASPRDDAAWNAVQNRDASLAGRFVFGVTTTGIYCRPGCPSPRPRRDNVRFFATTAAARTAGFRACRRCHPDDVNDASRNATGNEATARLRDTDLRLLVSHIDAALADGGRPSVASLAAAVGLAPVVFRQRLEATLGIGPRALLSGRQLARLRERLLAGDDVTDALYSAGYGSSSRLYERAQEGLGMTPGAYRRGGAGVAIGWTTAPSPLGLLLVATTIHGVCAVYLGDSEATLRDALEAEFPRATITRGVNRNEWVAAAVAVASGQALEDVPLDLQGTAFQQRVWLALRAIPRGETRTYAQLAAMIGQPTAVRAAARACATNKVSLLVPCHRVVGSDASLTGYRWGVERKRRLLDLERGQNRL; encoded by the coding sequence ATGGTCACCACGGCCCCTGCCCCTGCCAGTCCTCGAGACGACGCCGCGTGGAACGCCGTGCAGAATCGCGATGCGTCCCTCGCGGGCCGCTTCGTGTTCGGCGTCACCACCACCGGCATCTACTGCCGGCCCGGATGCCCGTCTCCGCGACCCCGTCGCGACAACGTCCGGTTCTTCGCGACGACGGCCGCGGCGCGGACAGCGGGCTTTCGGGCGTGCCGACGCTGTCATCCTGACGACGTGAATGACGCCTCGCGGAACGCCACGGGCAACGAAGCCACGGCGCGCCTGCGCGACACGGACCTGCGACTGCTCGTGAGCCACATCGACGCGGCGCTGGCCGACGGTGGACGTCCGTCCGTGGCCTCGCTGGCCGCCGCGGTTGGCCTCGCTCCTGTCGTCTTTCGGCAGCGCCTCGAGGCGACCCTCGGGATCGGGCCGCGAGCCCTGCTGTCGGGCCGGCAACTCGCCAGGCTGCGTGAGCGACTGCTGGCCGGAGACGACGTCACCGATGCGCTCTACTCTGCCGGCTACGGTTCCTCCTCGCGACTCTACGAGCGCGCCCAGGAAGGACTTGGCATGACCCCGGGCGCCTACCGCAGGGGCGGTGCCGGCGTCGCCATCGGCTGGACGACGGCGCCGAGCCCGCTCGGACTGCTGCTCGTGGCGACGACCATCCACGGCGTGTGCGCGGTCTACCTCGGCGACTCCGAGGCCACCCTCCGCGACGCACTCGAGGCCGAATTCCCGCGCGCCACGATCACGCGCGGCGTGAACCGCAACGAGTGGGTCGCGGCGGCTGTGGCCGTCGCCAGTGGACAGGCACTTGAAGACGTACCGCTCGACCTGCAGGGCACGGCGTTCCAGCAGCGCGTCTGGCTGGCGTTGCGGGCCATCCCCCGTGGCGAGACCCGCACCTATGCGCAACTGGCGGCGATGATCGGGCAGCCGACGGCCGTGCGCGCGGCCGCACGCGCGTGCGCCACCAACAAGGTCTCCCTGTTGGTGCCCTGCCATCGTGTCGTCGGCAGCGATGCGTCATTGACAGGTTACCGGTGGGGCGTCGAGCGGAAGCGGCGCCTCCTGGACCTCGAGCGCGGCCAAAACAGGCTGTAG
- a CDS encoding RidA family protein — MDAFAPATTAGGLVYVSGVSAGQAALAEPVPGQVTDVLRRLDLTLLEYGSSLTRALSIHVQVRHAADFAAMNAAYARFFPSAPPVRTTVVAPPESSGALVQMSAVAAAAGAPREVLHPAGWPVSPNPYSYAARSGDLVFLAGLVPRDGRTNAVVTGDLETQIASIFCNATDVLGAAGLSLADVVSARVYLTDPAHAPAAEEYYRRHMPPPRPARSIVVAALMNPAYLVEMTFVAMAGKRALGFPDAAIPDDAIASPLMRGGSHLFLSATDGDYAPAAIDAHARTATGRLLNSLRQAGLAWADVADITLQVSDAAHAATARRAIRESMLQPLPAGTTLICGLLPHDARVQISATAVS, encoded by the coding sequence ATGGACGCCTTTGCGCCCGCGACGACGGCCGGAGGTCTGGTATACGTATCGGGCGTCTCGGCGGGCCAGGCGGCGCTTGCCGAGCCCGTGCCAGGGCAGGTCACCGACGTCCTTCGCCGGCTCGATCTCACGCTGCTGGAGTACGGCAGTTCGCTGACGCGTGCGCTCTCGATCCACGTGCAGGTCCGCCATGCCGCGGACTTTGCCGCCATGAATGCGGCGTATGCGCGGTTTTTTCCGTCCGCTCCGCCCGTTCGCACGACAGTCGTCGCGCCGCCCGAGTCGTCGGGCGCGCTGGTCCAGATGAGCGCTGTCGCAGCGGCGGCTGGTGCACCGCGCGAGGTGCTGCACCCAGCCGGCTGGCCGGTGTCGCCGAACCCCTACAGCTATGCCGCCCGTTCGGGCGATCTGGTCTTCCTGGCGGGACTCGTGCCTCGCGACGGACGCACCAATGCCGTGGTCACCGGCGATCTCGAGACGCAGATCGCGTCGATCTTCTGTAACGCCACGGACGTCCTCGGTGCCGCCGGCCTCTCGCTGGCCGACGTCGTCTCGGCGCGCGTCTACCTGACCGACCCTGCGCACGCGCCGGCGGCCGAAGAGTACTACCGGCGGCACATGCCACCGCCGCGGCCGGCCCGATCGATCGTGGTCGCGGCCCTCATGAATCCGGCGTACCTCGTCGAGATGACGTTCGTGGCCATGGCCGGTAAGCGTGCCCTCGGGTTTCCCGACGCGGCGATCCCCGACGATGCGATCGCATCCCCGTTGATGCGTGGCGGGTCCCACCTCTTCTTGTCCGCGACCGACGGCGACTACGCCCCGGCCGCCATCGATGCGCACGCCCGTACGGCAACCGGCCGGCTTCTCAACTCGCTGCGGCAAGCCGGTCTCGCATGGGCCGACGTCGCCGACATCACGTTGCAGGTGAGCGACGCGGCGCATGCGGCGACGGCACGCCGAGCCATCCGGGAAAGCATGCTGCAACCGTTGCCCGCGGGCACGACGCTCATCTGCGGACTCCTGCCGCACGACGCGCGCGTGCAGATCTCGGCGACCGCCGTCAGCTGA
- a CDS encoding peptidylprolyl isomerase translates to MTLPAGLYAHFNTSEGAFVARLFEEEAPKTVATFAGLADGSIEWQDPVSRQTIHRPFYDGLIFHRVIDGFVIQGGCPMGNGMGGPGFKFEDEFHPSRRHSKAGILSMANAGPGTNGSQFFVTLGPTPHLDDRHSVFGEVVSGMDVVSRIGHVPTGRGDRPVKDVVIQSLKIERVPATT, encoded by the coding sequence ATGACCTTACCAGCGGGGCTCTACGCCCACTTCAATACCAGTGAGGGCGCCTTCGTCGCCAGGCTGTTCGAGGAAGAGGCGCCCAAGACGGTAGCGACCTTCGCGGGCCTCGCCGACGGCAGTATCGAATGGCAGGATCCGGTCTCTCGGCAGACCATCCATCGGCCGTTCTACGACGGGTTGATTTTCCACCGTGTGATCGACGGCTTCGTCATCCAGGGCGGCTGCCCGATGGGCAACGGCATGGGCGGCCCCGGCTTCAAGTTCGAGGACGAGTTCCACCCGTCCCGCCGCCACAGCAAGGCAGGCATCCTGTCGATGGCCAACGCCGGCCCCGGGACCAACGGCAGCCAGTTCTTCGTCACCCTCGGGCCGACGCCGCACCTCGACGACCGGCACTCGGTCTTCGGTGAGGTCGTATCCGGGATGGACGTCGTCTCGCGCATCGGCCATGTCCCCACCGGCCGAGGTGATCGTCCGGTGAAGGACGTCGTCATTCAATCGCTCAAGATCGAGCGGGTCCCCGCCACAACCTAG
- a CDS encoding response regulator, with the protein MWIGSPSSSLAPFIPVIEHLQEAACLETADGTLAVVNEAWLALFGAAGRLSPLLEGPGATAWAPVLSAFEDPEALSARVTARRTTRVASSHETLATTDGRTLEWDHSPIAIGGNVLAHLWRFRDATHQRKLEESVRQAQRLNTVGRLAGGIAHDFNNLLTAVVGYCDLLDTQFDHGDPRRFDLHEIRNAAIRASSLTRQLLAFSRRQIMQPEVVDVGLMIGEMPKMLSRLMGEQVKVDISVPDEPLEVFADPGQIEQAIFSLAANARDAMPDGGTLGVDVRQGHLDIDRARTLDMRSGPVVTVTVWDTGTGMDDATRASAFDPFFTTRPLAQGLGLPTVYGIVRQTGGAVTLESVPGAGARVDIILPAYTDAVSEGPTSLVSVTPAVRERVGPAVVLVVEDEASVLRLVRRVLESEAMVVLSAQDAEEALLLTSQHGGVIDLLLTDVVMPGLNGLELAQRVMAERPHLRVLFMSGYADHAVVQRDIIDTGRPFLQKPFAPDRLVARVKEVLG; encoded by the coding sequence ATGTGGATCGGTTCACCTTCGTCCTCTCTCGCGCCGTTCATCCCGGTCATCGAGCACCTGCAGGAAGCGGCATGTCTCGAGACGGCTGACGGCACCCTGGCCGTGGTCAACGAGGCCTGGCTGGCGTTGTTCGGCGCGGCCGGACGCCTCTCGCCGCTGCTGGAAGGACCGGGCGCCACGGCGTGGGCGCCGGTGTTGTCGGCATTCGAAGATCCCGAGGCACTGTCGGCGCGCGTCACTGCGCGACGCACGACCCGCGTCGCGAGTTCGCACGAGACGCTGGCCACCACCGACGGTCGCACGCTCGAGTGGGATCACTCGCCGATCGCGATCGGCGGCAACGTGCTCGCGCACCTGTGGCGGTTCAGGGACGCGACTCACCAGCGCAAGCTGGAGGAGTCGGTGCGACAGGCGCAGCGCCTGAACACCGTCGGGCGGCTGGCAGGCGGGATCGCGCACGACTTCAACAACCTGCTGACGGCCGTCGTCGGCTACTGCGACCTGCTCGACACGCAGTTCGACCACGGCGACCCCCGACGCTTCGACCTTCACGAGATTCGCAACGCGGCGATTCGTGCGTCATCGCTCACGCGGCAGTTGCTGGCCTTCAGCCGCCGCCAGATCATGCAGCCCGAGGTCGTCGACGTCGGCCTGATGATCGGCGAGATGCCGAAGATGCTGTCGCGGCTGATGGGCGAACAGGTGAAAGTCGACATCAGCGTTCCCGACGAGCCGTTGGAGGTGTTTGCCGACCCGGGCCAGATCGAGCAGGCGATCTTCAGCCTCGCGGCCAACGCCCGCGACGCCATGCCAGACGGTGGGACGCTTGGCGTCGACGTCCGTCAAGGGCACTTGGACATCGACCGGGCCCGCACGCTCGACATGCGCAGCGGTCCGGTGGTGACGGTGACCGTGTGGGATACCGGCACGGGCATGGATGACGCGACGCGCGCGAGCGCATTCGATCCGTTCTTCACGACCAGGCCGCTCGCGCAGGGACTCGGCCTGCCGACCGTGTACGGCATCGTGCGACAGACCGGCGGCGCTGTCACATTGGAGAGTGTGCCTGGTGCAGGCGCGCGTGTGGACATCATCCTGCCGGCGTACACCGACGCGGTGAGCGAGGGTCCGACCTCGCTGGTGTCGGTGACTCCGGCGGTACGCGAGCGTGTCGGCCCCGCGGTAGTGCTGGTGGTGGAAGACGAGGCGTCCGTGCTGCGACTCGTGCGCCGCGTGCTCGAATCGGAGGCGATGGTCGTGCTCTCGGCGCAGGACGCCGAGGAGGCGCTGCTGCTCACGTCACAGCACGGCGGGGTGATCGACCTGCTGCTGACCGACGTGGTGATGCCGGGATTGAACGGGTTGGAACTGGCGCAGCGGGTAATGGCCGAGCGGCCGCATCTGCGCGTGCTGTTCATGTCCGGCTACGCCGACCATGCCGTCGTGCAGCGCGACATCATCGATACGGGCCGCCCGTTCCTGCAGAAACCCTTCGCCCCGGATCGCCTGGTCGCCAGGGTGAAGGAAGTGTTGGGCTGA
- a CDS encoding ABC transporter ATP-binding protein, whose amino-acid sequence MIRVVDLHHAYGETPAVQGLSFEAGVGEVLGLLGPNGAGKSTTVKILTGLLPLQRGHVEVAGFDIASHPLDVKRRVGYVPETGALYDALTPDEYFRFISMLYRLDPGVVQPRIEEMLRMFELDSVRSARMVTFSKGMRQKVLIAAALLHAPDVIIFDEPLNGLDANAMLVFKELLRGLAAQGRTILFCSHLLDVVERLCPRIVIVDKGRAIAEGTPDAIAQRTHRPTLEQAFAVLTGARSVQDATAGVLSSLEWRA is encoded by the coding sequence GTGATCCGTGTCGTCGACCTCCACCACGCCTATGGCGAGACGCCGGCGGTCCAGGGGCTCTCGTTCGAGGCGGGCGTTGGGGAAGTGCTCGGTCTGCTGGGGCCGAATGGAGCCGGCAAGTCCACCACGGTCAAGATCTTGACCGGGCTCCTGCCGTTGCAGCGCGGCCACGTCGAGGTGGCGGGTTTCGACATCGCGTCGCATCCGCTCGACGTCAAGCGGCGCGTCGGCTACGTGCCCGAAACCGGGGCGCTGTATGACGCGCTCACGCCCGACGAGTACTTCCGCTTCATCTCGATGCTCTATCGCCTCGATCCCGGGGTCGTACAGCCGCGGATCGAGGAAATGCTGCGCATGTTCGAGCTCGACAGTGTGCGCAGCGCACGCATGGTGACGTTTTCGAAGGGGATGCGACAGAAGGTGCTGATTGCGGCCGCGTTGCTGCACGCGCCCGACGTCATCATCTTCGACGAACCGCTCAACGGCCTCGACGCGAACGCGATGCTGGTGTTCAAGGAACTGCTTCGCGGCCTCGCGGCGCAGGGGCGCACCATCCTCTTCTGCTCCCACCTGCTCGACGTCGTCGAGCGGCTGTGCCCGCGCATCGTCATCGTCGACAAGGGGAGGGCGATCGCCGAAGGCACGCCCGACGCCATCGCGCAGCGCACGCATCGGCCGACGCTGGAGCAGGCTTTCGCCGTGCTCACCGGCGCCCGCAGCGTCCAGGACGCCACGGCCGGCGTGTTGTCGTCGCTGGAGTGGCGAGCGTGA
- a CDS encoding type IV pilus twitching motility protein PilT: MASPALPTPIVQEPPINRLFRLMVQTGASDLHLSVSVPPMVRKDGRMLAVEESAPRLTAEDIRRLLGPITPEKNRTEFERRHDTDFAYEIPGLARFRANIFMDRKGMGAVFRVIPSKILTSEELGLSPQLLQLCHLSKGLVLVTGPTGSGKSTTLCAMVDYINRVRHDHVITIEDPIEFVHDNKQCLINQREVHTHTDGFKDALRAALREDPDIVLVGEMRDLETVAIAIETAETGHLVFGTLHTSTAASTVDRIIDQFPADRQSQIRVMLSESLKGVIAQTLCRKVGGGRIAALEVLVVNTAISNLIREGKTFQIPSMMQVGKALGMQTLNDALSDLVKNKLVSPEEAYVKAVDKAGFEAMLKRMAVDTKFLTPPVMPGAKTA, from the coding sequence ATGGCCTCACCCGCATTGCCGACGCCCATCGTTCAGGAACCGCCCATCAACCGCCTCTTCCGCCTGATGGTGCAGACGGGCGCCTCGGACCTGCACCTGAGCGTCAGCGTGCCACCGATGGTCCGCAAGGACGGACGCATGCTCGCCGTCGAGGAATCCGCGCCGCGCCTGACCGCGGAGGACATTCGACGCCTGCTCGGGCCAATCACGCCGGAGAAGAACCGCACCGAGTTCGAGCGCCGGCACGACACCGATTTCGCCTACGAAATTCCCGGTCTGGCTCGCTTCCGCGCCAACATCTTCATGGACCGCAAGGGCATGGGGGCGGTGTTCCGGGTGATCCCGAGCAAGATCCTGACGTCCGAGGAACTCGGCCTGTCGCCGCAGTTGCTGCAACTCTGTCACCTCAGCAAGGGGCTGGTGCTGGTCACGGGGCCGACCGGCTCCGGCAAGTCGACGACGCTCTGCGCGATGGTCGACTACATCAATCGCGTGCGTCACGACCACGTGATCACGATCGAGGACCCGATCGAGTTCGTGCACGACAACAAGCAGTGTCTGATCAACCAGCGCGAGGTGCACACGCACACCGACGGGTTCAAGGACGCGTTGCGTGCAGCGCTGCGCGAGGACCCCGACATCGTGCTGGTCGGCGAGATGCGGGATCTCGAGACGGTCGCGATTGCCATCGAGACGGCCGAGACCGGGCACCTGGTGTTCGGCACACTGCACACGAGCACGGCGGCATCGACGGTGGACCGGATCATCGACCAGTTCCCTGCCGACCGGCAGAGCCAGATTCGCGTGATGCTCAGCGAATCACTCAAGGGCGTGATCGCGCAGACGCTGTGCCGCAAGGTGGGCGGCGGACGCATCGCCGCGCTCGAGGTGCTGGTCGTCAATACTGCGATCAGCAACCTGATTCGTGAGGGCAAGACGTTCCAGATCCCGTCGATGATGCAGGTCGGCAAGGCCCTCGGCATGCAGACGCTGAACGACGCGCTCTCCGACCTGGTCAAGAACAAGCTCGTCTCGCCGGAGGAGGCGTACGTCAAGGCGGTCGACAAGGCCGGCTTCGAGGCCATGCTCAAGCGCATGGCTGTCGACACGAAGTTCCTGACGCCGCCGGTGATGCCGGGCGCGAAGACCGCGTAG